Proteins from a genomic interval of Acinonyx jubatus isolate Ajub_Pintada_27869175 chromosome B4, VMU_Ajub_asm_v1.0, whole genome shotgun sequence:
- the ATF4 gene encoding cyclic AMP-dependent transcription factor ATF-4: MAEMMSFLSSEVLGGDLMSPFDQSGLGAEVSLGLLDDYLEVAKHFKPHGFSSDKAKAGSSEWLAVDGLVSASDNGKEDAFSGTDWMVEKMDLKEFDFDSLFNIDDLETMPDELLATLDDTCDLFDPLVQETNKEPPQTMNPIGHLPESLPKTDQVAPFTFLQPLSLSPGALSSTPDHSFSLELGSEVDISEGDRKPDSTAYILMIPQCIKEEDAPSDNDSGICMSPESYLGSPQHSPSTSRGSPSKSQLSPCSLCGSARPKPYDPPGEKTAAKVKVEKLDKKLKKMEQNKTAATRYRQKKRAEQEALTGECKELEKKNEALKERADSLAKEIQYLKDLIEEVRKAREKKRVP, encoded by the exons ATGGCCGAGATGATGAGCTTCCTGAGCAGCGAGGTGTTGGGGGGGGACTTGATGTCCCCCTTCGACCAGTCGGGTTTGGGGGCTGAAGTAAGCCTAGGTCTCTTAGACGATTACCTGGAGGTGGCCAAGCACTTCAAACCCCATGGGTTCTCCAGCGACAAGGCTAAGGCGGGCTCCTCCGAATGGCTGGCTGTGGATGGGTTGGTCAGTGCCTCAGACAACGGCAAGG AGGATGCCTTCTCCGGGACAGATTGGATGGTGGAGAAAATGGATCTGAAGGAGTTTGATTTTGATTCTCTGTTCAATATAGATGACCTGGAAACCATGCCAGATGAGCTTTTGGCCACTTTGGATGACACATGTGATCTCTTTGACCCCCTAGTCCAGGAGACGAATAAGGAGCCCCCCCAGACCATGAACCCAATTGGCCATCTCCCAGAAAGTTTACCCAAAACAGACCAGGTTGCCCCTTTTACCTTCCTGcaacctctttctctctccccagggGCCCTGTCCTCCACTCCAGATCATTCCTTTAGTTTAGAGCTAGGCAGTGAGGTGGATATCTCTGAAGGAGATAGAAAGCCAGACTCTACTGCTTACATTCTCATGATCCCTCAGTGCATAAAGGAGGAGGATGCCCCCTCAGATAATGATAGTGGCATCTGTATGAGTCCTGAGTCCTACCTGGGGTCCCCCCAGCATAGCCCCTCGACTTCGAGGGGCTCTCCAAGCAAGAGCCAGCTGTCTCCATGTTCCCTCTGTGGTTCTGCCCGCCCCAAACCCTATGATCCTCCTGGAGAGAAAACGGCAGCAAAAGTAAAGGTGGAGAAGTTGGataagaagctgaaaaaaatggaGCAGAACAAGACAGCAGCCACTAGGTACCGCCAGAAGAAGAGGGCAGAGCAAGAGGCCCTTACTGGCGAGTGTAAAGAGCTAGAAAAGAAGAACGAGGCTCTGAAAGAGAGGGCAGACTCTTTGGCCAAGGAGATCCAGTATCTGAAAGATTTGATAGAAGAGGTCCGAAAGgccagggagaagaaaagggTCCCCTAG
- the MIEF1 gene encoding mitochondrial dynamics protein MID51, with translation MAGSGERKGKKDDNGIGTAIDFVLSNARLVLGVGGAAMLGIATLAVKRMYDRAISAPTSPTRLSHSGKRSWEEPNWMGSPRLLNKEMKTGLSRSLQTLPTDSSAFDADTFCPPRPKPLARKGQVDLKKSRLRMSLQEKLLTYYRNRAAIPAGEQARAKQAAVDICAELRSFLRAKLPDMPLRDMYLSGSLYDDLQVVTADHIQLIVPLVLEQNLWSCIPGEDTIMNVPGFCLVRRENPEYFPRGSSYWDRCVVGGYLSPKTVADTFEKVVAGSINWPAIGSLLDYVIRPAPPPEALTLEVQYERDKHLVIDFLPSVTLGDTVLVARPHRLAQYDNLWRLSLRPAETARLRALDQADSGCRSLCLKILKAICKSTPALGHLTASQLTNVILHLAQEEADWSPDMLADRFLQALRGLISYLEAGVLPSALNPKVNLFAELTPEEIDELGYTLYCSLSEPEVLLHT, from the exons ATGGCAGGCTCTGGTGAGCGCAAAGGCAAGAAGGATGACAATGGCATCGGCACGGCCATTGATTTCGTGCTCTCCAATGCCCGGCTGGTGCTGGGGGTGGGCGGAGCAGCCATGCTGGGCATCGCCACACTGGCAGTTAAGCGG ATGTACGATAGGGCGATCAGTGCCCCTACCAGCCCCAcccgcctgagccactcagggaagAGGAGCTGGGAAGAACCGAACTGGATGGGCTCGCCCCGACtgctgaataaagaaatgaagacaggCCTGAGCCGGTCCCTGCAGACCCTTCCCACAGACTCCTCAGCCTTTGACGCAG ATACATTCTGCCCGCCCCGGCCCAAGCCATTGGCCAGGAAGGGCCAGGTAGACTTGAAGAAGTCACGGCTCCGCATGTCCCTGCAGGAGAAACTTCTTACTTACTACCGGAACCGGGCGGCCATCCCTGCTGGCGAGCAGGCTCGGGCCAAGCAAGCTGCCGTGGACATATGTGCCGAGCTCCGGAGCTTCCTGCGGGCCAAGTTGCCGGACATGCCGCTCCGGGACATGTACCTGAGTGGCAGCCTCTATGACGACCTGCAG GTGGTGACAGCTGACCACATCCAACTTATCGTGCCCCTGGTGCTGGAGCAGAACCTGTGGTCGTGTATCCCTGGTGAGGACACCATCATGAATGTCCCCGGCTTCTGTCTGGTTCGCCGTGAGAACCCGGAGTATTTTCCTCGTGGTAGCAGCTACTGGGACCGCTGCGTAGTAGGGGGCTACCTTTCCCCCAAGACGGTGGCAGACACATTTGAGAAGGTAGTGGCTGGCTCCATCAACTGGCCAGCCATAGGGTCCCTCTTGGACTACGTGATCCGACCGGCACCACCCCCAGAAGCCCTGACTTTGGAAGTGCAGTATGAGCGCGACAAGCATCTCGTCATCGACTTCCTGCCGTCGGTGACCCTCGGCGACACCGTCTTGGTAGCCAGACCACACCGGCTGGCCCAGTATGACAACCTATGGCGGCTGAGCCTGCGGCCCGCAGAGACGGCACGCCTGCGGGCTCTGGACCAGGCCGACTCGGGCTGCCGATCTCTGTGCCTCAAGATCCTCAAGGCCATATGCAAGTCCACTCCGGCTCTGGGCCACCTCACTGCCAGCCAGCTCACCAACGTCATCCTCCACTTGGCCCAGGAGGAGGCTGACTGGTCTCCAGATATGTTGGCCGACCGATTCTTGCAGGCCTTGAGGGGACTCATCAGCTACCTAGAGGCCGGAGTCCTGCCCAGTGCCCTGAACCCCAAGGTGAACTTGTTTGCAGAGCTCACTCCTGAAGAAATAGATGAATTGGGATATACTCTCTATTGCTCCTTGTCTGAGCCGGAGGTGCTGCTGCACACGTAG
- the LOC113602861 gene encoding uncharacterized protein LOC113602861 encodes MGEMNPENQQEKCFMRLEAIVTRGLLQGRSTIGRLSPGEGLKGAWGRAEAEGLPFFAAEASLGAGPGASSGHAPSGGLGPASVRDVPQGPVRRGRSGPARPESDRAVGGSGAADWHPGGLAVQRPGCVGPTSTRCQPRNLSGGQIWGRDPHLLESVRPLPAACPGAKRSQGALGVRPLGTPSSSCTTEGLLPSDAVKLSMDHFCKQIASGENRHPLQGHGARQNSTSSSLDGPWRKTVVSDVHSRSQPASSALTTSRQPSPHRTDVALTCWCFPLSVILLTAGPAFTRRPLTRHHAWLD; translated from the exons ATGGGAGAGATGAACCcagaaaatcaacaggaaaaGTGCTTTATGAGGTTGGAGGCGATTGTCACGCGAGGGCTGTTACAAGGTCGATCGACGATTGGGCGATTGAGCCCTG gggagggactGAAGGGAGCGTGGGGGCGGGCGGAGGCGGAAGGACTTCCGTTCTTCGCGGCCGAGGCCTCTCTCGGGGCGGGGCCAGGAGCCTCGTCGGGCCACGCCCCCTCAGGCGGTCTCGGTCCCGCCTCCGTGCGTGACGTCCCCCAGGGACCGGTCCGCCGAGGCCGTTCGGGCCCCGCCCGCCCGGAGAGCGACCGCGCCGTGGGCGGGAGTGGGGCGGCGGACTGGCACCCGGGTGGCCTCGCCGTCCAGCGACCGGGCTGCGTCGGGCCGACCTCCACCCGCTGCCAGCCTCGTAACCTGTCAGGCGGTCAG ATCTGGGGGCGCGACCCACACCTTCTGGAATCCGTGAGGCCCCTGCCCGCAGCGTGTCCAGGTGCCAAGCGAAGCCAAGGAGCGTTGGGAGTCAGGCCCCTGGGGACCCCCAGTTCCAGTTGCACCACTGAAGGACTTCTGCCCTCTG ATGCAGTAAAGCTCTCTATGGACCATTTTTGTAAGCAGATTGCGTCTGGAGAGAATAGGCATCCCCTCCAAGGCCACGGAGCCCGCCAGAACAGTACATCCAGCTCCCTGGATGGCCCGTGGAGGAAGACAGTCGTATCTGATGTTCACAGCCGCTCACAGCCGGCTTCCTCGGCTCTGACGACATCACGCCAGCCCTCACCTCACCGCACTGACGTGGCGCTTACCTGTTGGTGTTTCCCACTGTCCGTAATCCTCCTGACAGCAGGGCCTGCCTTCACTCGGCGTCCCCTCACCCGGCACCACGCCTGGCTTGATTAG
- the LOC128316506 gene encoding MIEF1 upstream open reading frame protein — MAPWSREAVLSLYRALLRQGRELRYTDRDFYLASIRREFRKNKKLEDPEARERQLEKGLVFLHSKLGGII, encoded by the coding sequence ATGGCCCCATGGAGCCGAGAGGCGGTGCTCAGTCTGTACCGGGCCCTGCTGCGCCAGGGTCGAGAGCTTCGCTACACTGATCGAGACTTCTATCTTGCCTCCATCCGCCGTGAGTTCCGGAAAAACAAGAAGCTAGAGGATCCTGAGGCCCGGGAGAGGCAGCTGGAAAAGGGCCTGGTCTTCCTCCACAGCAAATTGGGGGGGATTATTTAG